One genomic region from Candidatus Nanosynbacter sp. TM7-074 encodes:
- a CDS encoding TylF/MycF/NovP-related O-methyltransferase, whose product MNITDQLLAKYPIISNQVDTKELSVLLRELEKVLRSGATGNIVEFGCYVGTTSLFIRRLLDAYDFMGEFHVYDSFAGLPEKTQADNSAVGEQFKVGELLVPRKTFVQNFKKASLKLPIIHKGWFADFTPEDVPESIIFAFFDGDFYESIVDSFRVCDGKFHKKATIVVDDYANEALPGAARAVDEWLTNHRQFTIRTEASLAIISSCPKT is encoded by the coding sequence ATGAATATCACCGACCAACTCCTCGCCAAATATCCCATCATCTCCAATCAAGTTGACACCAAAGAATTAAGCGTCCTGCTGCGGGAGCTGGAAAAAGTGCTGCGAAGCGGTGCGACTGGCAATATCGTAGAATTTGGCTGTTATGTCGGCACGACGAGTTTGTTTATTCGGCGGCTGCTGGACGCTTATGATTTTATGGGCGAATTTCATGTTTATGATTCGTTTGCGGGGTTGCCAGAAAAAACCCAAGCTGACAACAGTGCTGTGGGCGAGCAATTCAAAGTGGGCGAATTATTGGTGCCACGTAAAACCTTCGTTCAGAATTTTAAAAAGGCTAGCTTGAAACTGCCGATCATTCACAAGGGTTGGTTTGCCGATTTTACCCCCGAGGACGTGCCGGAAAGTATTATTTTTGCGTTTTTTGATGGTGATTTTTATGAATCAATCGTCGATTCATTTCGCGTGTGTGACGGCAAGTTTCATAAAAAAGCAACGATTGTGGTTGACGACTACGCCAATGAAGCGTTGCCAGGCGCCGCACGAGCGGTTGATGAGTGGCTGACAAATCACCGACAATTTACGATAAGAACTGAAGCCAGTCTGGCAATTATCTCCTCTTGCCCAAAAACATAA
- a CDS encoding ABC transporter ATP-binding protein: MKHILRIFSGYWLMFIILVGFTYAMVMANLWLPDKMSEIVNNGIIKQDMPAIWHNGLAMIVVTAAGGLCSIVIGFLAARIATGMAQKLRTELFERVESFALADFNKFSTASLITRSTNDIQQIQMTSILLLRLALMAPIMAIGGLQKAIHNAPNLSWIIALAVSVLLVVIAVLFVIAVPRFKKLQTLVDKLNLVTRENLVGLKVIRAFHNEKIEQKKFQQANTELNKMNLFVNRLMMLLDPIMTLVMNFSSVAIVWFGAHLISSGNLQIGNMMAFLEYAMQVIISFLLLSMVFIMVPRAAVSVKRVGEVLDTLPSIVDPLSPQQLPHDATGKIEFKDVTFTYPDADLPVLSNINFTAEPGQTTAFIGSTGSGKSTLINLIPRFYDVSAGQILLDGVDIRQLKLEDLYDQIGYVPQKGVLFSGTIASNIKYGNAKASQKLVEKSAKIAQAAEFINELKNGYKNDIAQGGSNVSGGQRQRLSIARAIAVEPNVYIFDDSFSALDFKTDAKLRLALAKETKHKTVLIVGQRINTIMNADKIIVLDEGKIVGQGTHQELMKNCKVYQEIAASQLSEDDLYKMSATTAKGAA, translated from the coding sequence ATGAAGCATATTTTACGAATTTTTAGCGGCTACTGGCTGATGTTTATCATCTTGGTCGGCTTTACCTACGCCATGGTGATGGCGAATTTGTGGCTACCTGACAAGATGTCGGAAATCGTCAATAACGGCATCATCAAACAAGATATGCCGGCGATTTGGCACAACGGACTAGCTATGATTGTGGTGACGGCGGCGGGCGGGCTTTGCTCAATTGTCATCGGGTTTTTGGCGGCTCGGATCGCCACTGGTATGGCGCAAAAACTACGGACAGAACTATTTGAGCGGGTCGAGAGTTTCGCGCTGGCGGATTTTAATAAATTTTCTACCGCGTCGCTGATCACGCGCTCGACCAACGATATTCAGCAAATTCAGATGACGTCAATCCTGCTGCTGCGTCTGGCGTTGATGGCGCCGATCATGGCAATTGGCGGTCTGCAAAAAGCCATTCATAACGCGCCAAATTTGAGCTGGATCATTGCGCTGGCGGTGTCGGTGCTGCTGGTGGTCATTGCCGTGTTGTTTGTCATTGCTGTGCCTCGGTTCAAGAAATTGCAAACGCTGGTGGACAAGCTCAATTTGGTAACGCGCGAAAACCTGGTCGGTTTGAAAGTCATCCGCGCCTTTCACAATGAAAAGATTGAGCAGAAAAAGTTCCAGCAAGCCAATACCGAGCTGAATAAAATGAATTTATTTGTCAATCGGCTGATGATGCTGCTCGACCCAATCATGACGCTGGTGATGAACTTTTCTAGCGTGGCGATTGTCTGGTTTGGCGCGCATTTGATTAGTAGCGGTAATCTGCAAATTGGTAATATGATGGCGTTTTTGGAATACGCCATGCAGGTGATTATTTCGTTCCTGCTGCTGTCGATGGTATTCATCATGGTGCCGCGAGCGGCTGTGTCGGTGAAGCGGGTGGGCGAGGTGCTCGACACACTGCCGTCAATTGTTGATCCGCTATCGCCGCAACAATTGCCACATGACGCTACGGGCAAAATTGAATTCAAAGACGTGACGTTTACCTATCCAGACGCTGATCTGCCAGTGCTATCCAATATCAATTTCACAGCTGAACCAGGGCAAACCACAGCGTTCATTGGCAGCACTGGCTCGGGCAAATCAACGTTGATCAATTTGATCCCGCGCTTTTACGATGTGTCGGCAGGGCAGATCTTGCTGGATGGCGTGGATATTCGCCAGCTCAAGTTGGAAGATTTGTACGATCAAATCGGCTACGTGCCGCAAAAGGGTGTGTTGTTTAGTGGGACGATTGCCAGCAACATCAAGTACGGTAACGCCAAAGCTAGCCAAAAATTGGTCGAAAAATCCGCTAAAATCGCCCAAGCCGCCGAGTTCATCAACGAGCTAAAAAACGGCTACAAAAACGACATCGCTCAAGGCGGCAGCAATGTTTCCGGCGGCCAGAGGCAGCGTTTGTCGATTGCCCGGGCGATCGCTGTCGAGCCGAATGTCTACATTTTTGATGATTCGTTTTCGGCGCTGGATTTCAAAACTGACGCCAAATTGCGTTTGGCGCTTGCCAAAGAAACCAAACATAAAACCGTGCTCATCGTCGGTCAGCGCATCAATACCATCATGAACGCTGACAAAATCATCGTGCTGGACGAAGGTAAAATTGTCGGTCAGGGCACGCATCAGGAATTGATGAAAAATTGTAAAGTCTATCAAGAAATTGCCGCCTCCCAGCTTTCGGAAGATGACCTGTATAAAATGTCGGCGACGACTGCGAAAGGAGCGGCATGA
- a CDS encoding basic amino acid ABC transporter substrate-binding protein, with translation MSKNKARTFGISWWIGLALFAGMICFMLGDILQRDGVIGSKTDVLVMGTNAGFKPFEYIYNNEIVGFDVDLAREIAKSMGKELKIEDMSFDGLLPALDSGQIDIVAAGMTVTPERAKNALFSEPYYSASQRIIVKKGSPIRNRYQLSGRKIGVQLGTTGDTLASKIAGAAVTQFQTAPSVLQELSAGKIEAVILDDAPAKQYTAGFPGLEILPGALSDESYAIAIKKDNTDLLEKVNKEIAKMKKDGRYDKLIRKYFGEEVKS, from the coding sequence ATGAGCAAGAATAAAGCGCGTACATTTGGGATTAGTTGGTGGATTGGACTGGCTTTATTTGCTGGAATGATTTGTTTCATGTTGGGTGATATTTTGCAGCGCGACGGCGTGATCGGCTCGAAAACTGATGTTCTGGTGATGGGGACGAATGCTGGCTTTAAACCTTTTGAGTATATTTATAATAATGAAATTGTTGGCTTTGATGTTGATTTGGCGCGGGAAATTGCCAAAAGTATGGGCAAAGAGTTGAAAATTGAAGACATGTCATTTGACGGGCTATTGCCGGCGTTAGACAGTGGTCAAATTGATATAGTGGCGGCGGGTATGACAGTAACGCCGGAGCGGGCGAAAAACGCATTATTTTCCGAACCTTATTATTCAGCATCGCAGCGCATAATTGTTAAGAAGGGTAGCCCGATTCGCAATAGATATCAATTGTCGGGGCGAAAAATCGGCGTACAGCTGGGTACGACTGGCGATACGCTGGCATCAAAAATTGCCGGCGCGGCGGTTACACAATTCCAGACGGCGCCGAGCGTCTTGCAGGAACTAAGCGCTGGCAAGATTGAGGCGGTCATTCTGGACGATGCTCCCGCCAAGCAATATACAGCTGGTTTTCCTGGTTTGGAAATTTTGCCGGGCGCGCTTAGCGACGAAAGTTATGCCATTGCCATTAAAAAAGACAATACGGATTTGCTAGAGAAGGTTAATAAAGAAATTGCCAAGATGAAAAAGGACGGCCGATACGACAAATTAATTCGCAAATATTTTGGCGAGGAGGTAAAGTCGTGA
- a CDS encoding ABC transporter ATP-binding protein: protein MMAQQSMKKRQPVKMGGPMGGGMGAGEKAKDFKGTVKKLAKYLAEFRWQMLMVAIFAVGSTAFAIVSPKILGGATNQIVEDYVSMKAYETITSKLPNGASLPAGTTGADVLKQLPNKSEIESQIPSNQLETIKKLDLSRRPEFHFEAIWQVVSLLIGLYILSAIFRYIQTWLMTQVTQTVTFRMRRQLSEKINRLPLSYFDKQTYGEVLSRVTNDVDTISQTLNQSLSQIVSSTVMVLGILAMMFSISWQMSLVALLVLPLAGGVITLIAKSSQKQFLRQQTQLGELNGHIEEMYGGHQVMRVFNGQKNSLAKFSRINDQLQESAWKAQFLSGLIYPIMNFIGNIGYVVMAILGGWLAINGRLKIGDIQAFIQYINQFNQPLVQVANIANVLQSTAAAAERVFEFLDESEEKAEGKDLVKLTHVKGEVEFDNVVFGYRPDQTIIKGLSAHIKPGQRVAIVGPTGAGKTTLVNLLMRFYEINSGAIKIDGVDIRQMKRSEVRQMFGMVLQDTWLFNGTIRQNLLYGNPTASEEEMVATAKEAHVDHFVRSLPGGYDMMLGEEATNISQGEKQLLTIARAMLARTPMLILDEATSSVDTRTEVLIQKAMDKLMQGKTSFVIAHRLSTIRDADLILVVRDGNIIEQGKHDELLKKNGFYAELYNSQFAE from the coding sequence ATGATGGCTCAGCAAAGCATGAAAAAACGCCAGCCAGTGAAGATGGGCGGTCCAATGGGCGGCGGTATGGGCGCCGGCGAAAAAGCCAAAGATTTCAAAGGCACGGTCAAGAAGCTAGCCAAATACTTGGCGGAGTTCCGCTGGCAAATGCTCATGGTGGCGATTTTTGCGGTCGGTAGTACAGCGTTTGCGATTGTCAGTCCGAAAATTTTGGGCGGCGCCACCAACCAAATCGTCGAAGATTATGTCAGTATGAAGGCGTATGAAACCATCACCAGCAAGCTGCCAAATGGTGCTTCGTTGCCAGCTGGCACGACCGGTGCTGATGTTCTGAAGCAGCTACCGAACAAGTCGGAAATTGAAAGTCAAATTCCGTCCAACCAGCTTGAGACCATTAAAAAACTCGATCTTAGCCGGCGTCCAGAATTTCACTTTGAGGCAATTTGGCAGGTGGTCAGTTTGCTAATTGGCTTGTATATACTTAGCGCCATTTTCCGCTACATCCAAACCTGGTTGATGACCCAAGTGACGCAAACAGTTACTTTCAGAATGCGTCGGCAATTGTCCGAGAAAATCAACCGCCTGCCGCTGAGTTATTTTGACAAGCAAACCTACGGAGAAGTCCTGAGCCGCGTTACCAACGACGTTGATACTATTAGCCAAACGCTCAATCAGAGCCTGTCGCAAATCGTCTCCTCGACGGTGATGGTGCTGGGGATTTTGGCGATGATGTTTTCCATCAGCTGGCAAATGTCGCTGGTGGCGCTCTTGGTGTTGCCGCTAGCTGGCGGCGTAATCACGCTGATCGCCAAAAGCTCGCAAAAGCAATTCCTCCGTCAGCAAACACAGTTGGGTGAATTGAACGGCCACATCGAAGAAATGTACGGCGGCCATCAGGTGATGCGCGTGTTTAACGGCCAGAAAAATTCGCTGGCTAAGTTTTCACGGATTAACGACCAGCTGCAGGAAAGCGCCTGGAAAGCTCAATTTTTGTCAGGACTGATTTATCCAATCATGAACTTCATCGGCAACATTGGCTATGTCGTGATGGCGATTTTGGGCGGCTGGCTGGCGATCAACGGTCGGCTGAAAATTGGCGACATTCAGGCGTTCATCCAATACATTAACCAGTTCAACCAGCCGCTGGTGCAAGTTGCTAACATCGCCAATGTCCTGCAATCGACCGCCGCCGCTGCCGAGCGTGTGTTTGAATTTTTGGATGAGTCAGAAGAAAAGGCGGAGGGCAAGGATTTGGTGAAATTGACTCACGTTAAGGGCGAAGTTGAATTTGACAACGTAGTCTTTGGCTACCGACCCGACCAAACCATCATCAAAGGTTTGTCGGCGCACATCAAGCCAGGTCAGCGCGTGGCGATCGTCGGTCCAACGGGCGCGGGCAAAACGACGCTGGTTAATTTGCTGATGCGATTTTATGAAATTAACAGTGGTGCGATTAAAATTGACGGCGTGGATATTCGCCAGATGAAGCGCAGCGAGGTGCGGCAAATGTTTGGTATGGTGTTGCAGGACACCTGGCTGTTTAACGGCACGATTCGCCAAAATTTGCTGTATGGCAATCCAACAGCCAGCGAAGAAGAGATGGTTGCTACCGCCAAGGAGGCGCATGTCGATCACTTCGTGCGGTCGCTGCCAGGTGGTTATGACATGATGCTGGGCGAGGAAGCCACGAATATTTCACAGGGTGAGAAACAGCTGCTGACGATTGCCCGGGCAATGCTGGCGCGCACGCCAATGCTGATTTTGGATGAAGCCACCAGCTCAGTTGACACTCGCACCGAAGTGCTCATCCAAAAAGCCATGGACAAGTTGATGCAGGGCAAAACCAGCTTCGTCATCGCTCATCGGCTGAGCACTATTCGCGACGCTGACCTGATCTTGGTCGTCCGCGACGGCAACATCATCGAACAAGGTAAGCACGACGAACTGCTGAAGAAAAATGGCTTTTATGCCGAGCTGTATAATAGTCAGTTTGCTGAGTAG
- the arcA gene encoding arginine deiminase → MDEPIHITSEIGKLKTVLLHRPGEELENLTPDYLTDLLFDDIPYLEVAQKEHDAFAQTLRDHGVEVLYLDQMVAEALSTDQLREQFVDEMLAASKQDSRRVTQTLRQFLLDLPTHAMIRKIMAGVRKDEITLPPDQHQQLHNMIEKNHYPFYLDPMPNLYFTRDPAAAIGNGLTVNKMHWTARRRESLFMRYIIDHHPRFANRVPVWYNRTEKFSMEGGDELVLSDKVMAIGVSERTTAEAIEKMATKLFAGSNFKKVIAMEIPKSHAFMHLDTVFTMIDRDKFTIHPEIRDRGGKMNCFVLEKVEGQPFPRITHETDLEHVLRVALGLPSVTLIECGGGDPIAAAREQWNDGSNTLAIAPGVVVTYDRNYVTNQKLREHGVEVIEVSGAELGRGRGGPRCMSMPLVREDVF, encoded by the coding sequence ATGGACGAACCGATTCACATCACGTCTGAAATAGGAAAACTTAAGACCGTTTTGTTGCATAGGCCAGGTGAAGAGCTGGAGAATTTGACGCCAGATTACCTGACCGATCTTTTATTTGACGATATTCCGTATTTGGAAGTTGCGCAGAAGGAGCACGACGCGTTTGCTCAAACCTTGCGCGATCATGGCGTCGAAGTTCTGTATCTGGATCAAATGGTGGCAGAGGCGCTCAGTACAGATCAATTGCGCGAACAATTTGTTGATGAAATGCTGGCTGCTTCTAAGCAGGATTCACGCCGCGTGACTCAAACATTGCGTCAGTTCTTGTTGGACCTGCCAACTCACGCGATGATTCGCAAGATTATGGCTGGTGTGCGTAAGGATGAAATTACTTTGCCTCCAGATCAGCATCAGCAGCTGCATAATATGATTGAGAAGAATCATTATCCATTCTATCTCGATCCAATGCCGAATCTATACTTTACACGTGACCCAGCTGCCGCTATTGGTAATGGTCTGACAGTCAACAAGATGCACTGGACAGCTCGTCGTCGTGAATCGCTATTCATGCGCTATATTATCGACCATCATCCACGTTTTGCGAATCGCGTACCAGTTTGGTATAACCGCACTGAGAAATTCTCAATGGAGGGCGGCGATGAACTAGTACTAAGCGACAAGGTAATGGCAATCGGTGTATCGGAGCGTACTACGGCTGAAGCAATCGAAAAAATGGCAACCAAGCTGTTTGCTGGCTCTAACTTTAAGAAGGTCATTGCTATGGAAATTCCGAAGTCACACGCCTTTATGCACCTAGACACGGTGTTTACGATGATTGATCGAGATAAGTTTACAATTCACCCAGAAATCCGTGACCGTGGTGGTAAGATGAACTGTTTCGTTTTGGAGAAGGTTGAAGGTCAGCCGTTCCCACGCATTACTCACGAGACGGATCTTGAGCATGTTTTGCGGGTAGCGTTGGGCTTGCCGAGCGTTACGTTAATTGAATGTGGCGGTGGCGATCCAATCGCAGCTGCTCGTGAGCAGTGGAATGACGGCTCCAACACTTTGGCAATTGCACCGGGTGTGGTGGTAACCTATGATCGCAACTACGTTACTAACCAAAAGTTGCGCGAGCATGGCGTTGAAGTTATCGAAGTCAGCGGTGCTGAGCTTGGTCGCGGTCGTGGCGGTCCACGTTGTATGAGTATGCCGCTAGTACGAGAGGATGTATTTTAA
- a CDS encoding NUDIX domain-containing protein: MQRRVNIRGIIINDQGEIFCQKLTANNSKGRDFWCTPGGGLEMGESLLDGLRREIIEETGVKPEIGKLLFIQQFAESGGQSAHGPNEQLEFFFLITNWQDYQHINLEKTSHGVEEVAECGFVDPKTTRILPSYLTEVDLDQLVNKLTEVPVLSEL, translated from the coding sequence ATGCAGCGGCGAGTTAATATACGCGGAATTATTATCAACGATCAGGGCGAGATTTTTTGTCAAAAATTGACTGCAAATAACAGCAAAGGGCGTGATTTTTGGTGTACACCAGGCGGCGGCTTGGAAATGGGCGAAAGCTTGCTGGACGGTCTACGCCGAGAAATAATTGAAGAAACAGGCGTCAAACCAGAAATCGGTAAGTTGTTATTTATACAACAATTCGCCGAATCGGGCGGGCAATCAGCGCATGGCCCGAACGAGCAATTAGAATTTTTCTTCCTCATCACCAACTGGCAAGATTACCAGCACATTAACCTGGAGAAAACATCGCACGGCGTCGAGGAAGTAGCGGAATGCGGCTTTGTCGATCCGAAGACGACGCGAATTTTACCAAGCTACTTAACAGAGGTTGACTTGGACCAGCTAGTTAACAAATTGACAGAAGTTCCAGTTCTAAGCGAATTATAG
- a CDS encoding LTA synthase family protein, translating to MKRIKFTKRFWAKLISVIFLFLAAFFLIAARYKSVVFKDSQIDEIIFYFVNGLAGGKSDNLWSAVLQNLPLVFLLFGVLLIPVSKKAVNYLNHGITFCLDKIKSSRKIILPFLRLKYALIYSLTMFLISFTLLIQSFGIPGYIYALTQSTKLYEENYVNPKTAKLTFPDEKRNLIYIYLESMENTLASKANGGSADVSIIPELEELALKNTSFSNKASGIGGALPATNTGWTVAGMAAQSAGVPLKETLVGGRDHNSLGEFKKFLPGAYSLGEILQKQGYNQTFIMGSEASFGGRDKLLTQHGNFTIQDYNYAKQHGQITDDYKVWWGYEDKKLFQFAREEASRLAASDKPFNLQMLTADTHFTDGYLDKNCAKNFNNQYDNVHACSSKQVAEFVKWVQSQPFYKNTTIIISGDHLGMQTSYYDEKTAGTNYQRTIYNAFINPAITTDRTKNRRFTTFDMYPSTLAALGVKVDGERLGLGTNLFSSKETLAEQYGGIENLNAELAKRSDYYEKKIFTKSGN from the coding sequence GTGAAAAGAATTAAATTCACCAAGCGCTTCTGGGCGAAATTGATATCAGTTATCTTTCTCTTTTTAGCAGCATTCTTCTTAATTGCGGCACGTTATAAATCGGTTGTCTTTAAAGACTCGCAGATTGATGAGATAATTTTCTATTTTGTCAACGGACTAGCTGGTGGCAAATCTGACAATTTATGGTCGGCCGTCCTCCAGAACCTACCTCTAGTTTTCTTACTATTTGGCGTACTTCTCATACCAGTTTCAAAAAAAGCCGTTAATTACCTTAATCATGGAATTACATTTTGCCTTGATAAAATTAAATCATCAAGAAAAATCATCCTGCCATTTTTGAGATTAAAATACGCTTTAATTTATTCACTAACTATGTTTTTAATCTCATTCACACTACTCATTCAAAGCTTCGGTATTCCTGGCTATATTTACGCTCTAACTCAATCAACCAAACTATACGAAGAAAATTACGTTAACCCAAAAACCGCCAAATTAACCTTTCCTGATGAAAAACGCAATTTGATATATATCTATCTGGAGTCAATGGAAAACACCCTGGCTTCAAAAGCCAACGGCGGCAGCGCTGATGTATCTATTATTCCAGAATTAGAAGAATTAGCTCTGAAAAATACCTCCTTTTCAAATAAGGCTTCTGGTATAGGCGGCGCTTTACCAGCAACGAACACCGGTTGGACTGTCGCGGGTATGGCCGCCCAATCAGCTGGCGTCCCCTTAAAAGAAACTTTAGTTGGCGGACGTGACCATAACTCGCTAGGTGAGTTTAAGAAATTTCTGCCGGGCGCCTATAGCCTAGGCGAGATCCTCCAAAAACAAGGTTATAATCAAACATTTATTATGGGATCTGAGGCAAGTTTCGGCGGACGTGATAAACTACTAACTCAACACGGTAATTTTACTATTCAGGATTACAATTACGCCAAACAGCATGGTCAAATTACTGACGATTATAAAGTTTGGTGGGGTTATGAAGATAAAAAACTATTCCAATTTGCCCGCGAAGAAGCCTCGCGCCTAGCAGCATCAGATAAACCGTTTAACTTACAAATGTTGACTGCTGACACGCATTTCACCGATGGCTATTTGGATAAAAATTGTGCTAAAAATTTCAATAATCAATACGATAACGTCCACGCCTGCTCATCCAAACAAGTGGCAGAATTCGTCAAATGGGTGCAGTCTCAGCCTTTTTATAAAAATACTACAATTATAATTTCTGGCGACCACTTGGGTATGCAAACATCGTACTACGATGAAAAAACCGCTGGCACCAATTATCAGCGAACAATTTATAATGCGTTTATCAATCCGGCCATTACCACCGATCGTACAAAAAACCGCCGCTTTACGACCTTTGATATGTACCCATCAACCTTGGCGGCACTAGGCGTAAAAGTTGATGGCGAACGATTGGGACTGGGCACAAATTTATTCTCTAGTAAAGAAACTCTGGCCGAGCAATACGGTGGAATTGAAAATCTGAACGCCGAGCTCGCCAAACGTTCAGATTATTACGAAAAGAAGATTTTTACCAAATCTGGCAATTAA
- a CDS encoding amino acid ABC transporter ATP-binding protein — protein sequence MTIISVKNLKKTFGTNRVLRDIDVEIDEGEIVVVVGSSGSGKSTFLRCLNLLEEPTSGEIIVDGVKITDPHVNLNALRQTIGMVFQQFNLFPNLSVIENIKLAPKKLRKLSDKKATRLARSLLDDVGLLDKADASPDSLSGGQKQRVAIARALAMEPKIMLFDEPTSALDPEMIGEVLDVIRKVAEKGMTMVIVTHEMKFAREVGTRMIFLDKGEIIENGTPAQVMDRPKTERAKKFFAK from the coding sequence ATGACGATAATCAGCGTTAAGAATTTGAAGAAAACATTTGGTACCAACCGAGTACTTCGTGATATTGACGTGGAAATTGACGAGGGTGAAATCGTCGTGGTGGTTGGCTCCAGCGGCTCCGGCAAATCGACGTTTTTACGCTGCTTGAACTTGCTGGAAGAGCCGACATCTGGCGAAATTATCGTCGATGGCGTTAAAATTACCGATCCGCATGTCAATTTGAATGCTTTGCGCCAAACTATCGGTATGGTTTTTCAGCAATTTAATTTGTTCCCGAACCTGAGCGTGATTGAAAATATTAAACTAGCACCTAAAAAACTCCGCAAATTATCGGATAAAAAGGCGACGCGCTTGGCGCGAAGTTTGCTGGACGATGTCGGACTGCTGGATAAGGCGGATGCCTCGCCTGATAGTTTGTCGGGCGGCCAAAAACAGCGGGTAGCCATCGCTCGAGCACTGGCGATGGAGCCAAAAATCATGTTGTTCGATGAGCCAACTAGTGCCCTTGACCCAGAAATGATTGGCGAAGTGCTAGATGTGATTCGCAAAGTTGCTGAAAAAGGTATGACGATGGTAATCGTGACGCACGAGATGAAATTTGCCCGCGAAGTTGGCACGCGGATGATTTTTTTGGACAAGGGCGAGATAATCGAGAACGGTACGCCAGCCCAGGTAATGGATCGCCCGAAAACCGAGCGCGCTAAAAAATTCTTCGCCAAATAG
- a CDS encoding amino acid ABC transporter permease: protein MNFWEVIFGGDRWLFLWHGLEVTLVLTVLALILGSIIGIVIALMCTSNFRPFGRMKSGKLAKFNPLASLGKLYVDIIRGTPLLVQLLIMYYVVFGSYQFMPKIFVAAVAFGINSGAYIAEIIRGGIQSIDKGQMEAARSLGLSNWQAMRLVILPQAMRNSLPALISEFIALLKETSVVGWIGLNDIMRGADNIRFQTATAFQSLFAAAVMYLVLTAIFTRVMARVERKLKHDDNQR from the coding sequence GTGAACTTTTGGGAAGTGATTTTCGGCGGTGATCGTTGGTTGTTTTTATGGCACGGTCTGGAAGTAACGTTGGTTTTAACCGTTTTAGCGCTTATTTTGGGTTCAATAATTGGCATAGTTATTGCCCTGATGTGTACGTCGAATTTTCGTCCATTTGGCAGGATGAAATCGGGGAAGCTTGCCAAATTTAATCCACTGGCTAGCTTGGGGAAGCTTTACGTTGATATTATCCGCGGCACGCCGCTATTAGTGCAGCTGCTGATTATGTATTACGTAGTGTTTGGCTCGTATCAATTTATGCCGAAGATTTTTGTGGCAGCAGTAGCATTTGGCATTAACAGCGGTGCGTATATTGCTGAGATTATTCGTGGTGGTATCCAGAGTATTGATAAGGGGCAGATGGAGGCGGCGCGCTCGCTGGGTTTGAGCAATTGGCAAGCTATGCGACTGGTCATTCTACCACAAGCGATGAGAAATTCGTTACCAGCATTGATTAGCGAATTTATTGCTTTATTAAAGGAAACGTCGGTGGTTGGCTGGATTGGTTTGAACGATATTATGCGCGGCGCTGACAATATTCGTTTTCAGACGGCCACTGCTTTCCAGTCGCTGTTTGCCGCAGCGGTGATGTATCTGGTTCTAACAGCGATTTTTACGCGGGTGATGGCACGAGTAGAAAGGAAGTTGAAGCATGACGATAATCAGCGTTAA